The following are encoded together in the Armatimonadota bacterium genome:
- a CDS encoding methyltransferase has protein sequence MTSRERVLAAIAHQPTDRVPIDFGGMRSTGIMSVAYNRLKDHLGLEHDTLQYDVVQGLALPHETILDLFGVDVVDLTRAWFTRPDDWHDWTLVDGSLAKVPAWFQPEPDGAGGWLWRGDFEQVVGVMPAGQPYISQCYWPMADDCAGLSAASLAELPTHMRQVTWSCLGCAPWHPGFDESRWAEIRKTALAFRAQTDRAIMCAFGGNLLEWSQFLRGFGRFLQDLAERPSDVHMLLDAITEHHLRNLDKFIEAVGDVIDIIQLGDDLGTQHGPQISPAMYREFFLPRHQAIYRRVRERSGMKVFLHSCGGLYELLPSLIEAGVEIINPVQTAARGMEPERLKREFGKDLTFWGGGAETQSTLIYGSPDAVEREVTQRVRVFGEGGGYVFNQVHNVLNDVPPENVVAMFEAAQRA, from the coding sequence ATGACATCCCGTGAGCGCGTGCTTGCTGCTATTGCCCACCAGCCCACCGACCGCGTGCCCATCGACTTCGGTGGAATGAGGTCTACGGGGATCATGTCCGTAGCCTACAACCGCCTCAAGGACCACCTCGGGCTGGAGCACGACACCCTTCAATATGACGTGGTGCAGGGGCTTGCCCTGCCCCATGAGACGATACTCGACCTGTTCGGTGTGGACGTGGTGGACCTCACCCGCGCCTGGTTCACCCGCCCCGATGACTGGCATGACTGGACCCTCGTGGACGGTTCGTTGGCGAAGGTCCCCGCGTGGTTCCAGCCTGAACCCGACGGTGCGGGCGGCTGGCTCTGGAGGGGCGACTTCGAGCAGGTCGTGGGCGTCATGCCTGCCGGGCAACCGTACATCAGCCAGTGCTACTGGCCCATGGCCGACGACTGCGCCGGGCTGAGCGCGGCATCCCTGGCCGAGCTGCCTACCCACATGCGGCAGGTAACCTGGAGCTGTCTGGGCTGTGCGCCGTGGCATCCTGGGTTCGATGAGAGCCGCTGGGCGGAGATCCGCAAGACCGCATTGGCCTTCCGGGCGCAGACAGATCGCGCCATCATGTGCGCTTTCGGAGGGAATCTGCTGGAATGGTCTCAGTTCCTGCGGGGATTCGGGCGCTTTCTGCAGGATCTCGCCGAACGCCCCTCGGACGTGCACATGCTGCTGGACGCCATCACCGAGCATCACTTGCGCAACCTGGACAAGTTCATCGAGGCAGTGGGCGACGTTATCGACATCATCCAGCTCGGAGACGATCTCGGCACCCAGCACGGGCCGCAGATTTCGCCGGCCATGTACCGCGAGTTCTTCCTGCCCAGGCACCAGGCCATCTACCGGAGGGTGCGGGAGCGTTCCGGCATGAAGGTCTTTCTGCACAGTTGCGGCGGGCTGTATGAGTTGCTACCTTCTCTCATCGAGGCGGGTGTGGAGATCATCAACCCTGTCCAGACGGCAGCGCGGGGCATGGAGCCCGAACGCCTGAAGCGGGAGTTTGGCAAAGACCTCACTTTTTGGGGCGGCGGCGCCGAGACGCAAAGCACCCTCATCTACGGATCGCCCGACGCAGTGGAGAGGGAAGTAACCCAGCGCGTGCGCGTCTTCGGAGAAGGTGGCGGCTACGTGTTCAACCAGGTGCATAATGTACTGAATGACGTGCCGCCGGAGAACGTCGTGGCGATGTTCGAAGCGGCGCAGAGAGCTTGA
- the pstC gene encoding phosphate ABC transporter permease subunit PstC: protein MAAEIAPGARPEASLCISDRAFNAILYGASGVVLALVVTLGYTLAKNSAASLDHFGLRFLISSDWDPVHEQFGALPFIWGTLVTSFIALLLAVPVGIGTAIFLAELAPTAISRPVSFLVELLAAVPSVIFGLWGIFVAAPIIQRFELFVGERWGHIPLFSGPPMGIGVLAAGIILAVMVLPFVASISTDAIRAVPRAQSEAGLALGTTHWETLRGPVLRYAKKGILGAVILALGRALGETMAVTMLIGNTPTISISLFESGYSMASVIANEFAEAMGKLHAAAMSEIALLLLLLTVAVNAIARLLIWGSTGMQGGDRR, encoded by the coding sequence ATGGCTGCTGAAATCGCACCCGGAGCACGCCCAGAGGCTAGCCTATGCATCAGCGACCGGGCATTCAACGCCATCTTGTATGGCGCCAGTGGTGTTGTGCTCGCGCTTGTCGTCACTCTCGGGTACACGCTCGCGAAGAACTCGGCCGCGTCTTTAGATCACTTTGGACTTCGGTTCCTAATCAGTAGTGACTGGGACCCTGTGCATGAGCAATTTGGTGCACTCCCCTTCATCTGGGGCACGCTCGTAACGTCCTTCATCGCTCTTCTACTTGCGGTGCCTGTGGGCATCGGAACTGCCATCTTCCTCGCAGAACTCGCCCCAACGGCTATCTCACGCCCTGTGTCTTTCCTGGTGGAGTTGCTCGCAGCAGTTCCCAGCGTCATCTTCGGACTGTGGGGTATCTTCGTCGCTGCGCCGATCATCCAGAGGTTCGAGCTGTTCGTTGGGGAGCGCTGGGGCCACATCCCGCTTTTCTCGGGCCCCCCCATGGGCATCGGGGTGCTGGCAGCTGGGATCATCCTCGCGGTGATGGTGTTGCCCTTCGTCGCGTCTATCTCCACAGACGCGATACGAGCCGTCCCCCGCGCCCAGTCCGAAGCGGGGCTCGCTCTGGGAACCACACACTGGGAGACCCTCCGCGGACCGGTGCTACGCTATGCAAAGAAGGGCATCCTTGGCGCTGTCATCCTCGCCCTGGGGCGCGCGCTTGGCGAGACAATGGCCGTCACCATGCTCATCGGCAATACTCCGACCATCTCCATTTCCCTTTTCGAGTCCGGCTACTCCATGGCGTCGGTCATTGCCAATGAATTCGCCGAAGCCATGGGCAAACTGCACGCCGCGGCCATGTCAGAGATCGCGCTGCTGCTGCTCCTGCTCACCGTCGCGGTGAATGCCATTGCGCGGCTGCTGATCTGGGGAAGCACCGGGATGCAGGGAGGCGACAGACGATGA
- a CDS encoding aldo/keto reductase has product MEYRNLGKAGVKVSQLCLGTMMFGDPTPEAESVAIIRAALDAGINFIDTADKYNAGESERVVGRAIRPVRDQVVLATKVHLPMGDGPNDRGSSRLHILRAVEASLERLGLDCVDLLYLHAPDPETPIEESLRALEDLVRAGKALYVGCSNFRAWQTAHALGIQAARGWDCFAAIQPLYNLANRDCEVEILPMARELGLGVVPYSPLARGVLTGKYSPGQEPPPDSRAGRGNVRMLQTEFRQANLELAAALGPVATEVGCTLSQLALAWVMANPLVTAPIIGPRTMDQLKDNLGALDVTITPEVEARIDQLVPPGEHCGRGYQDPSFPVTGRPT; this is encoded by the coding sequence ATGGAATACCGCAACCTGGGCAAGGCAGGCGTGAAGGTCTCTCAGCTTTGCCTCGGCACCATGATGTTCGGCGACCCCACGCCTGAAGCGGAATCAGTGGCGATCATCCGCGCCGCTCTGGATGCTGGGATCAACTTCATCGACACCGCCGACAAGTACAATGCCGGTGAATCCGAGCGAGTTGTGGGCCGGGCGATCAGGCCGGTGCGCGACCAGGTGGTTCTGGCGACCAAAGTCCACCTGCCCATGGGCGATGGTCCCAATGACAGAGGCAGTAGCCGCCTGCACATCCTGCGCGCCGTTGAGGCCAGCCTTGAGCGTCTCGGGCTGGACTGTGTGGACCTGCTCTACCTGCACGCCCCGGACCCGGAGACGCCCATAGAGGAGTCGCTGCGGGCTCTGGAGGACCTGGTGCGCGCCGGCAAGGCGCTGTATGTGGGCTGCTCCAATTTCCGGGCCTGGCAGACAGCTCACGCCCTGGGGATTCAGGCGGCTCGGGGATGGGACTGCTTCGCGGCGATTCAGCCCCTGTACAACCTGGCGAATCGTGATTGTGAAGTCGAAATCCTTCCAATGGCGCGGGAACTGGGCTTGGGCGTAGTCCCGTACAGCCCCCTTGCCCGGGGCGTGCTCACCGGCAAGTACTCGCCGGGGCAGGAGCCCCCACCCGACTCTCGTGCCGGCCGTGGCAATGTTCGAATGCTCCAGACCGAGTTCCGGCAAGCTAATCTTGAACTCGCAGCAGCATTGGGACCCGTGGCTACAGAGGTCGGTTGCACACTGTCGCAGCTCGCACTTGCCTGGGTAATGGCGAACCCGCTGGTAACTGCTCCTATCATCGGCCCGCGCACTATGGACCAGCTGAAGGACAACCTGGGAGCGTTGGATGTGACGATCACACCCGAAGTCGAGGCGCGCATTGACCAGCTGGTGCCCCCTGGAGAGCACTGCGGCAGGGGCTATCAGGACCCGTCCTTCCCCGTAACAGGCCGGCCCACCTGA
- a CDS encoding glycoside hydrolase family 16 protein gives MSTMLPIACLLALLTALCTFAQEEKLPVPPEGKTWKLTWNDEFNGTVLDESKWQVFDNNPRRDGFWMRSTVNLDGEGNLVMSTVKEGDKYLDGCIRTRGKFEHAFGYFTIRVKLQRQPGHWSAFWLMGDGVGKVGNEGRDGTEIDIFEKPWLNDTVQHALHWDGYGEHHKSAGHKVEVPGVMEGFHTFSLWWKTDEYVFYVDGKETWRTSAGGVCHVPLFIKVSDEIGKWAGDIATAELPDQFLVDYVRVYDLVDAE, from the coding sequence ATGTCCACCATGCTCCCCATTGCCTGTCTTCTCGCGCTGTTAACGGCGCTATGCACTTTCGCTCAGGAGGAGAAGCTTCCCGTTCCTCCCGAGGGCAAGACCTGGAAGCTCACGTGGAACGATGAGTTCAATGGGACCGTTCTTGATGAGAGCAAGTGGCAGGTGTTCGACAACAACCCCCGCCGAGATGGATTCTGGATGCGCAGCACAGTGAACCTCGACGGAGAGGGCAATCTGGTCATGAGCACCGTCAAAGAGGGAGACAAGTACCTGGACGGTTGCATCCGCACCCGCGGGAAGTTCGAGCATGCCTTCGGGTATTTCACTATTCGCGTGAAACTCCAGAGACAGCCCGGACACTGGTCTGCATTCTGGCTCATGGGTGACGGCGTCGGGAAGGTCGGCAATGAGGGGCGCGATGGAACCGAGATCGACATTTTTGAGAAGCCGTGGCTCAACGACACGGTGCAACACGCCCTGCACTGGGACGGCTACGGAGAACATCACAAGTCGGCAGGCCACAAGGTGGAGGTGCCCGGCGTTATGGAGGGCTTCCACACCTTCAGCCTGTGGTGGAAAACCGACGAGTATGTCTTCTATGTGGACGGCAAGGAAACGTGGCGCACCAGCGCCGGCGGCGTCTGCCACGTGCCTCTTTTCATCAAGGTGAGTGACGAGATCGGTAAGTGGGCAGGGGATATCGCCACCGCCGAACTGCCTGACCAGTTCCTCGTGGACTATGTTCGCGTCTATGACCTAGTGGACGCGGAGTGA
- the pstA gene encoding phosphate ABC transporter permease PstA has translation MTWDRQSYRRLKNAFALTVCTLMAVAAVLPLFAVLFHVARLGITHIDLDFFTKLPAPVGEEGGGLANAVVGTLVLVGLASCIGVPVGVLAGVLLARASGWRWSFWVRYAADVLSGVPSIVVGVVVYELVVVKAQTFSAYSGGIALAMIMIPTVVRTTEEMIRMVPYTLYEAALALGVPEWRATVAVLVRGASAGIITGIMLAAARVAGETAPLLFTAFNNNYWSKSLSEPIASLPLAIYNYALSPYETWHAMAWAASLVLVSLVLGMSILTRVVTRGKYEIIQ, from the coding sequence ATGACCTGGGATCGGCAGAGCTATCGGCGGCTCAAGAATGCCTTCGCGTTGACTGTCTGCACGCTCATGGCTGTCGCTGCCGTGCTGCCACTGTTCGCCGTCCTGTTCCATGTGGCACGACTGGGCATCACCCATATCGACCTGGATTTCTTCACGAAACTGCCTGCTCCTGTGGGCGAGGAAGGCGGCGGGCTTGCGAACGCCGTGGTTGGGACACTGGTGCTCGTGGGGCTTGCTTCCTGCATCGGTGTCCCGGTGGGCGTGCTGGCGGGTGTGCTCCTTGCCCGAGCCAGCGGTTGGCGCTGGTCATTCTGGGTGCGCTACGCGGCGGACGTGCTCAGCGGAGTGCCGTCGATCGTGGTCGGCGTCGTCGTGTATGAACTCGTGGTGGTCAAAGCGCAGACCTTCAGCGCCTATAGCGGCGGGATCGCTCTGGCGATGATCATGATCCCCACAGTGGTGCGCACTACCGAAGAGATGATCCGCATGGTCCCATACACGCTCTATGAGGCAGCGCTGGCGCTCGGGGTGCCCGAATGGCGGGCCACAGTTGCTGTCCTCGTGCGTGGCGCCAGCGCCGGGATCATCACGGGGATCATGCTGGCCGCGGCGCGAGTCGCCGGAGAGACTGCCCCCCTGCTGTTCACCGCATTCAACAACAACTACTGGTCGAAAAGCCTGTCAGAGCCCATCGCGTCGCTGCCCCTGGCCATCTACAACTATGCCCTGTCGCCCTATGAGACCTGGCACGCCATGGCCTGGGCCGCGTCACTCGTCCTGGTAAGCCTAGTGCTTGGCATGAGCATCCTTACCCGTGTCGTCACGCGTGGGAAGTACGAGATCATCCAGTAG
- the mtnA gene encoding S-methyl-5-thioribose-1-phosphate isomerase, with amino-acid sequence MIPTIEWVELPGGPAVRMIDQTLLPGEEKIIDCTELGQVCEAIRNLRVRGAPAIGCAAAMGMALVACRSTASCIEELRAELGAARTALAATRPTAVNLFWALERMAQASAGASTVAEMREVLPAEAVRIARDDLERCKAIGRNGAEVIPPSANVLTHCNAGALATAGYGTALGVIRAAWEAHGDLHVWADETRPLLQGARLTSWELHQDGIPCTVICDNMAGYVMQQGRVDVCVVGADRIAANGDAANKIGTYSVAVLAHYHGIPFYVAAPLSTVDYDLPDGAGIPIEERDPKEVSHLAGLACRSATPEDVHIYSPAFDVTPAELITGIITEAGIARPPFRESLGAWRDLQDGA; translated from the coding sequence ATGATCCCAACCATTGAGTGGGTGGAATTACCCGGCGGCCCGGCCGTGCGCATGATCGACCAGACCTTGCTGCCCGGCGAAGAGAAGATCATCGATTGCACGGAACTGGGCCAGGTCTGCGAGGCAATCCGGAACCTGCGAGTGCGAGGCGCGCCGGCAATCGGCTGCGCGGCGGCGATGGGCATGGCGCTTGTCGCCTGCCGCTCAACCGCTTCCTGCATTGAGGAACTCCGGGCGGAACTGGGTGCTGCGCGCACGGCCCTGGCAGCTACTCGCCCCACGGCGGTCAATCTCTTCTGGGCGCTGGAGCGCATGGCTCAGGCCAGTGCAGGCGCGAGCACCGTAGCTGAGATGCGCGAAGTCCTGCCCGCTGAGGCCGTGCGCATTGCCCGCGATGACCTGGAGCGCTGCAAGGCCATCGGGCGCAATGGCGCCGAGGTAATCCCACCGAGCGCGAACGTGCTCACCCACTGCAATGCGGGTGCCCTCGCCACGGCGGGTTACGGAACCGCGCTGGGGGTCATCCGCGCGGCATGGGAGGCCCACGGAGACCTCCATGTCTGGGCCGATGAGACCCGGCCGCTGCTGCAGGGCGCACGCCTGACGAGCTGGGAACTGCACCAGGATGGCATCCCCTGCACGGTCATTTGCGACAACATGGCAGGCTATGTCATGCAGCAGGGGCGGGTTGACGTTTGCGTTGTGGGGGCCGACCGGATCGCGGCCAACGGGGACGCCGCAAACAAGATAGGCACTTACTCCGTGGCGGTTCTGGCGCATTACCACGGCATTCCCTTCTACGTGGCCGCCCCGCTGTCGACGGTGGATTACGACCTGCCGGATGGTGCCGGGATACCCATCGAAGAGCGCGATCCTAAAGAAGTGTCGCATCTCGCCGGGCTGGCCTGCAGATCGGCAACGCCCGAAGATGTTCACATTTATAGTCCTGCATTCGACGTGACTCCCGCGGAGCTCATCACAGGAATTATCACGGAAGCTGGGATCGCTCGGCCACCCTTCCGCGAGTCGCTCGGAGCCTGGCGTGACCTGCAAGATGGAGCCTGA
- the pstB gene encoding phosphate ABC transporter ATP-binding protein: protein MDAHGRPHPTRIHLDQFGVRYGAFQAVEKVHLHVPAGLITAFMGPSGCGKSTILRSINRMNDTIPEARFQGQLYIDDQAVYAPGVNVMRLRKRVGMVFQKPNPFPASVFENVAWGPRMHGLYRGRRLHEHVERCLARAGLWEEVKDKLRINAMSLSGGQQQRLCIARALAVEPEILLMDEPCSALDPIATYRIEDLMKELVPEYTIIIVTHNMQQAARVSEYAAFFWIDDNRTGHLIESGPTQQLFRAPQDERTERYITGRAG, encoded by the coding sequence ATGGACGCCCATGGAAGACCCCACCCGACCCGGATTCACCTGGACCAGTTTGGGGTGCGTTACGGCGCCTTCCAGGCCGTTGAGAAAGTCCATCTTCACGTCCCGGCGGGTCTCATCACCGCCTTCATGGGTCCCTCCGGCTGCGGGAAGTCCACCATCCTGCGGTCCATCAACCGGATGAATGACACTATTCCCGAGGCTCGTTTCCAGGGGCAGCTCTACATCGACGACCAGGCTGTGTACGCCCCTGGGGTGAACGTGATGCGCCTGCGCAAGCGAGTGGGCATGGTGTTCCAGAAGCCCAATCCTTTCCCGGCATCGGTGTTTGAGAACGTGGCCTGGGGGCCGCGCATGCACGGGCTCTATCGGGGTCGGCGGCTGCACGAACATGTGGAGCGGTGTCTTGCGCGCGCGGGGCTATGGGAGGAGGTCAAGGACAAGCTGCGGATCAACGCCATGTCCCTGTCTGGCGGCCAGCAGCAGCGCCTGTGCATCGCCCGGGCACTCGCGGTCGAGCCGGAGATCCTGCTCATGGACGAGCCATGCTCCGCGCTGGACCCCATCGCCACCTACCGCATCGAGGACTTGATGAAGGAACTAGTCCCGGAGTACACGATCATCATCGTGACCCATAACATGCAGCAGGCGGCGCGCGTGTCCGAATACGCGGCGTTCTTCTGGATTGACGACAACCGCACCGGCCATCTCATTGAGAGCGGTCCGACGCAGCAGTTGTTCCGTGCGCCCCAAGATGAGCGCACCGAGCGTTACATCACTGGCCGAGCGGGATAA
- a CDS encoding TIM barrel protein, giving the protein MSIRIGAQLNCWPLGTLGEELVIAVREAGEIGFQGIETNWRMINQWGDRRREFADLLRQSGVVLSALFFGAGSAESTAARQEIDDALRAAEFLRAMGSDRMMVGGGKATDDPDEFRTVCDHYSELGARVLDDFGVKACYHLHHGAIASSPDEIARMMELTDKRTWFLCPDSGIMVREGHDLNATLSRYFDRIGYVHFKDWDGGESWCMLGEGVVDHTGALQTLEALGYDGWVISENESRRQDLSPKEQQAADRAWFRAQGY; this is encoded by the coding sequence ATGTCGATCAGGATCGGCGCACAACTCAACTGTTGGCCGTTGGGCACTCTCGGCGAGGAATTGGTCATTGCCGTGCGTGAGGCAGGCGAGATCGGCTTTCAGGGCATTGAGACCAACTGGCGGATGATCAACCAGTGGGGCGACCGACGTCGGGAGTTTGCGGACCTGCTGCGACAATCCGGGGTGGTTCTCTCGGCCCTGTTCTTTGGGGCGGGAAGCGCCGAGTCCACCGCCGCGAGGCAGGAGATCGACGACGCGCTGCGCGCCGCCGAATTCCTGCGTGCGATGGGTTCGGACCGTATGATGGTTGGCGGCGGCAAGGCTACAGATGATCCCGACGAATTCCGGACCGTCTGCGACCATTACAGCGAACTGGGCGCAAGGGTGCTCGACGATTTCGGCGTGAAGGCATGTTATCACCTCCACCACGGGGCTATCGCGTCGTCACCTGATGAGATCGCTCGCATGATGGAACTAACCGATAAGCGCACCTGGTTCCTGTGTCCGGACTCGGGCATCATGGTGCGCGAAGGCCACGACCTCAACGCCACGCTCAGTAGGTACTTCGATCGTATCGGCTACGTTCACTTCAAGGACTGGGACGGGGGCGAGAGCTGGTGCATGTTGGGTGAGGGTGTCGTGGACCACACCGGTGCACTGCAGACGCTGGAAGCCCTCGGGTACGACGGCTGGGTAATCTCGGAGAACGAGTCTCGCCGCCAGGACCTCAGTCCCAAGGAACAGCAGGCCGCGGACCGTGCCTGGTTCCGCGCGCAGGGGTACTAG
- the pstS gene encoding phosphate ABC transporter substrate-binding protein PstS, translating into MRSASKSLVTMMLCAVFAISTMAASAATLNGSGASFPFPYYTKTFAEFKNRTGIQVNYQATGSGAGIDAITKKTVDFAGSDAALSDAKLKSLPGKLFQIPTCGGAVAIVYNVPGASRDLKLSASSVAGIFLGQIKRWNDPKLVAENAELRNKNLPITVCHRSDGSGTTDIFTTYLCAISPTWKSKVGKGTAVKWPTGKGGAKNAGVAALVKQIPGAIGYVELAYAKQNNIATARVKNRSGYYIKPSLSSTSACIEGALSVLKNDLRADIVNSPGRDAYPIVGLTFIFVYENSAQPAELKRLLGWLMSDESMAIAKSLEYAPLPNSVRAICKEMIAKLK; encoded by the coding sequence ATGCGCAGTGCAAGCAAGTCTCTCGTGACGATGATGCTGTGCGCGGTGTTCGCGATCAGCACCATGGCCGCTTCCGCGGCGACCCTGAACGGCAGCGGCGCGAGCTTCCCGTTCCCGTATTACACGAAGACCTTTGCAGAGTTCAAGAACCGCACGGGTATTCAAGTCAACTACCAGGCCACCGGCAGCGGGGCCGGAATCGACGCGATTACCAAGAAGACTGTGGACTTCGCCGGCAGTGACGCTGCGCTGTCCGACGCGAAGCTCAAGTCCCTCCCCGGCAAGCTCTTCCAGATCCCGACCTGCGGCGGCGCGGTCGCCATCGTCTACAATGTGCCCGGCGCCTCCCGCGACCTCAAGCTCAGCGCCAGCAGCGTGGCCGGCATTTTCCTGGGTCAGATCAAGCGATGGAACGATCCCAAGCTGGTTGCCGAAAATGCCGAACTGCGCAACAAGAACCTTCCGATCACCGTCTGCCACCGCAGCGACGGCAGCGGAACCACCGACATCTTCACCACCTATCTGTGCGCGATAAGCCCGACGTGGAAGTCCAAGGTCGGCAAGGGTACCGCAGTCAAGTGGCCCACCGGCAAGGGTGGCGCAAAGAATGCGGGAGTCGCCGCTCTGGTGAAGCAGATCCCCGGTGCGATCGGCTATGTCGAGCTTGCCTATGCAAAGCAGAACAACATTGCTACCGCACGCGTGAAGAACCGCAGCGGCTACTACATCAAGCCCTCACTTTCCAGCACCAGCGCCTGCATTGAGGGTGCTCTGAGCGTGCTCAAGAACGACCTGCGCGCTGACATCGTCAACTCTCCCGGCCGCGATGCTTACCCGATCGTTGGCCTGACCTTCATCTTCGTCTACGAGAACTCCGCCCAGCCTGCGGAACTCAAGCGCCTATTGGGCTGGCTCATGTCCGACGAGTCGATGGCCATCGCAAAGAGCCTTGAGTATGCTCCGCTACCCAATTCCGTGCGCGCCATCTGCAAGGAAATGATCGCGAAGCTGAAGTAG
- a CDS encoding aminotransferase class IV: MSERLVYINGEYFAEPDAKISIFDSAVQLGDTATESTRTFLQKPFKLEEHVTRLYDSLKIMRIDPGMTADEMVRVTLEVAERNFPAYGPDEDIWIVHNVSRGGYFPSGDPSARRTATIIIHTAPMNLDYWAEFFVRGCHAVTPMSRMTPAQSLDPKIKNRSRLPYTLAELEVKLVDPRAQGIILDVDGFLCENKGGNFFVAKDGIVRTPPPWNALDGITRRTTIDIARSKGIPVEVCPLQPYDVYVADEAFFTSTPYCIMPATRFNGLPVGDGKVGPIAKALLDGWSEIAGFDIVDKALRNLEPPLRDELLAERGR; the protein is encoded by the coding sequence ATGTCTGAGCGCCTGGTCTACATCAACGGCGAATACTTCGCCGAGCCCGACGCGAAGATCTCTATCTTCGACTCCGCCGTGCAATTGGGCGACACCGCCACCGAGTCAACGCGCACCTTCCTGCAGAAGCCTTTCAAGCTCGAGGAGCACGTGACGCGGCTCTATGATTCACTGAAGATCATGCGAATCGACCCGGGCATGACAGCGGACGAAATGGTCCGGGTTACCCTTGAGGTCGCCGAGCGGAATTTCCCCGCATACGGTCCCGACGAGGACATCTGGATTGTCCATAACGTCTCGCGGGGCGGGTACTTCCCATCGGGTGACCCATCTGCCAGGCGCACGGCGACTATCATCATACACACCGCTCCCATGAACTTGGACTACTGGGCCGAGTTCTTCGTGCGGGGGTGCCACGCAGTCACGCCGATGTCTCGCATGACCCCCGCCCAGTCTCTGGACCCCAAGATCAAGAACCGCAGCCGCCTGCCGTATACTCTGGCCGAACTCGAAGTCAAACTGGTGGACCCAAGAGCTCAGGGCATCATTCTGGACGTGGACGGGTTCCTCTGCGAGAACAAGGGGGGGAACTTCTTCGTCGCCAAGGACGGTATTGTGCGCACTCCGCCGCCGTGGAACGCCCTGGACGGCATCACCCGGCGCACCACTATCGACATCGCCCGCAGCAAAGGCATTCCCGTCGAAGTCTGCCCTTTGCAGCCTTATGATGTGTACGTGGCTGATGAAGCGTTCTTCACCAGCACGCCATATTGCATCATGCCCGCCACCCGGTTCAATGGTCTGCCAGTGGGCGATGGCAAGGTCGGGCCGATCGCGAAGGCGCTTCTGGACGGCTGGAGCGAGATCGCGGGGTTCGACATCGTAGACAAGGCCCTGCGGAATCTCGAGCCCCCGTTGCGGGACGAACTGCTTGCCGAACGGGGCCGGTGA